The following are from one region of the Myotis daubentonii chromosome 2, mMyoDau2.1, whole genome shotgun sequence genome:
- the LOC132227855 gene encoding ubiquitin-conjugating enzyme E2 N-like, which yields MAGLPRRIIKETQRLLAEPVPGIKAEPDESNARYFHVVTAGPQDSPFEGGAFKLELFLPEEYPMAAPKVRFMTKIYDPNVDKLGRICLDILKDKWSPTLQIRTVLLSIQALLSAPNPDDPLANDVAEQWKTNEAQAIKTARAWTRLYVMNNI from the coding sequence ATGGCCGGGCTGCCCCGCAGGATTATCAAGGAAACCCAGCGTTTGCTGGCAGAACCAGTACCCGGCATTAAAGCAGAACCAGATGAGAGCAACGCCCGTTATTTTCATGTGGTCACTGCTGGCCCCCAGGATTCCCCCTTTGAGGGAGGGGCTTTTAAACTTGAACTATTCCTTCCAGAAGAATACCCAATGGCAGCACCTAAAGTACGTTTCATGACCAAAATTTATGATCCTAATGTAGACAAGTTGGGAAGAATATGTTTAGATATTTTGAAAGATAAGTGGTCCCCAACACTGCAGATTCGCACAGTTCTGCTATCGATCCAGGCTTTGTTAAGTGCTCCTAATCCAGATGACCCATTAGCAAATGATGTAGCGGAGCAATGGAAGACCAACGAAGCCCAAGCCATAAAAACAGCTAGAGCATGGACTAGGCTATATGTCATGAATAATATTTAA